One stretch of Roseimicrobium sp. ORNL1 DNA includes these proteins:
- a CDS encoding dicarboxylate/amino acid:cation symporter — MSAIAIPAPRKPWYRILYIQVLLAVFLGILTGYVFPEWGKSLKPLGDGFIKLVKMIIAPIIFCTVVHGVASMGDLKRLGRIGVKALVYFEVVSTIALIIGLVVVNTWKPGAGFNIDVTKLDASIGQGYAEKASHAATTTEFFLNMIPRSYFDAFASGELLQVLLVATLTAFAVAALGEKGRPILHALAHGEKIFFGIMHIIVKVAPLAAFGAMAYTVGSHGIGSLQKLFSLMMAFYTTSILFVVVVLGTIAWWSGFSIFRFIAFIKEELLLVLGTSSSETALPGMMEKMRRLGCAESTVGFVIPTGYSFNLDGTNIYMTMAAVFLAQATNTPLSVGQQISLLLVAMISSKGASGVTGAGFITLAATLSAVPTVPMASLALLVGIDRFMSECRALTNLVGNGVATVVISRWEKEVTPAQLSAVLKHKRDENAAPLGENGGEGVAENAELGIAINITVETESPRDVVPR, encoded by the coding sequence ATGAGCGCCATTGCCATTCCGGCCCCCCGTAAACCGTGGTATCGCATCCTGTACATCCAGGTCTTGCTGGCGGTATTTCTGGGAATCCTCACCGGCTACGTTTTCCCAGAATGGGGGAAGTCCCTGAAGCCACTCGGCGATGGCTTCATCAAGCTGGTGAAGATGATCATCGCCCCCATCATCTTTTGCACTGTGGTGCATGGCGTCGCCTCCATGGGAGACCTGAAGAGGCTCGGACGCATCGGGGTGAAGGCGCTGGTCTATTTCGAAGTGGTCTCCACCATCGCCCTGATCATAGGCCTGGTGGTGGTGAATACGTGGAAGCCGGGAGCGGGGTTCAACATTGATGTCACCAAGCTGGATGCGAGCATTGGCCAGGGCTACGCGGAGAAGGCCTCGCACGCAGCGACGACCACGGAATTCTTCCTGAACATGATTCCACGCTCGTACTTTGATGCGTTCGCGAGCGGGGAACTGTTGCAGGTGCTGCTGGTCGCCACCCTCACGGCATTCGCAGTGGCGGCTCTTGGCGAGAAGGGGCGGCCGATTCTCCACGCGCTCGCTCACGGGGAGAAGATTTTCTTCGGCATCATGCACATCATTGTGAAGGTCGCCCCGCTGGCTGCCTTCGGCGCCATGGCCTACACGGTGGGGAGTCACGGCATTGGTTCTCTGCAGAAGCTCTTCTCTCTGATGATGGCCTTCTACACCACGTCCATTTTGTTCGTGGTCGTGGTCCTGGGCACCATCGCGTGGTGGTCCGGCTTCTCCATTTTCCGGTTCATTGCCTTCATCAAGGAAGAGCTGCTTCTCGTGCTCGGCACCAGTTCCTCGGAAACGGCGCTGCCCGGCATGATGGAGAAGATGCGACGCCTCGGCTGCGCGGAGTCCACGGTCGGCTTTGTGATTCCCACCGGCTACAGCTTCAATCTGGACGGCACCAATATCTACATGACCATGGCGGCGGTCTTCCTCGCGCAGGCGACGAACACTCCGCTGAGCGTGGGGCAGCAGATCAGCCTGCTGCTGGTGGCCATGATTTCGTCCAAGGGGGCCAGTGGTGTCACGGGCGCAGGCTTCATCACGCTGGCCGCCACGCTCTCTGCCGTACCCACGGTGCCCATGGCATCCCTGGCGCTTCTGGTCGGTATCGACCGGTTCATGAGCGAATGCCGTGCGCTCACGAACCTGGTGGGCAACGGCGTGGCAACGGTCGTCATCAGCCGTTGGGAAAAGGAAGTGACCCCCGCCCAACTGAGTGCTGTGCTCAAGCACAAGAGGGATGAGAATGCGGCCCCGCTCGGTGAGAATGGTGGGGAGGGTGTCGCTGAGAACGCGGAACTTGGAATCGCGATAAACATCACGGTAGAGACTGAGTCCCCCCGTGACGTGGTGCCTCGCTGA
- the pafA gene encoding alkaline phosphatase PafA: protein MSTLKAFAALSFVSLVHSVSLSGQEGPKDNGATGSVARPKLVVGIAIDQMRWDYLHRFSHQFGEGGFKRMLREGFTCDNTFINHLPSATAVGHATVFTGSVPAIHGITGNEWRDQATGKSVYCVEDATVTTIGSQSEEGKMSPRNLLVTTVTDELRLATNFRSKVVGVSLKDRAAILPAGHSATAAYWFDDLSGGFISSTFYMKEAPQWLTEFNGRNVGAELVKDNWSLAQPAEKYTQSSPDDVPWEGKTGKETAPVFPHEIAAAYKLKKEVIRTTPFGNTLTLRCAQAALEGHQLGDDADTDFLTINCASTDYVGHKYGPNSLELEDVYYRLDRDLESFFAFLDQKVGKGQYLVFLTADHGVAHNIGFMQAHRLPAEDFNQTDATKLVNEKVQKATGIEKVVLGVDNSTVSFDLKKIEEAGADFERIKTIAAETLRQFPGVLFVVDTARAGEATVPAPLKAMIINGYNSRRVGALQVVLNSGWMRTGKTGTTHGAWNPYDTHIPLLFMGWGIKHGSSAKVVHMQDIAPTVSNLLRIQMPSGCVGEAIVDVLAK, encoded by the coding sequence ATGTCTACTTTAAAAGCCTTTGCAGCCTTATCGTTCGTCTCCCTCGTTCACAGCGTCTCCTTGTCCGGCCAGGAAGGGCCGAAGGATAACGGTGCGACCGGCTCAGTAGCCCGGCCAAAATTGGTGGTCGGCATTGCCATTGACCAGATGCGTTGGGATTACCTGCACCGTTTCAGCCACCAGTTTGGAGAGGGCGGGTTCAAACGGATGCTGCGCGAGGGATTCACGTGTGACAATACCTTCATCAATCACCTGCCTTCCGCCACCGCGGTGGGGCATGCGACGGTCTTCACCGGCTCCGTGCCTGCCATCCACGGCATCACGGGGAATGAATGGCGCGACCAGGCGACGGGGAAGAGCGTCTACTGCGTGGAGGACGCCACCGTAACGACGATTGGCAGCCAATCCGAGGAAGGGAAGATGTCCCCGCGCAACCTTCTGGTCACCACCGTCACGGATGAGCTTCGTCTCGCGACGAACTTCCGCTCGAAGGTGGTGGGCGTTTCGCTGAAGGACCGCGCAGCCATTCTGCCGGCGGGTCATTCAGCCACGGCGGCTTACTGGTTTGATGATTTGTCAGGAGGATTCATCTCCAGCACCTTTTACATGAAGGAAGCGCCGCAGTGGCTCACCGAGTTTAACGGGCGCAACGTCGGTGCCGAACTCGTGAAGGATAATTGGTCTCTCGCACAGCCCGCGGAGAAGTACACGCAGAGCTCCCCGGATGATGTGCCGTGGGAGGGCAAGACCGGCAAGGAAACGGCACCGGTATTCCCTCATGAAATCGCCGCTGCCTACAAGCTGAAGAAGGAAGTCATCCGCACCACGCCCTTCGGAAACACGCTCACGCTCCGCTGCGCCCAGGCTGCCCTGGAGGGTCACCAGCTCGGCGATGACGCAGACACCGACTTCCTCACCATCAACTGCGCTTCCACGGACTACGTAGGCCACAAGTACGGCCCGAATTCCCTGGAACTCGAAGACGTGTACTACCGCCTCGACCGTGACCTGGAGAGTTTCTTCGCCTTCCTCGACCAGAAGGTGGGCAAGGGGCAGTACCTTGTCTTTCTCACCGCGGACCACGGCGTGGCCCACAACATCGGCTTCATGCAGGCGCACCGGCTTCCGGCGGAAGATTTTAACCAGACAGACGCCACCAAGCTGGTGAATGAAAAGGTGCAGAAGGCCACCGGCATCGAGAAGGTGGTCCTCGGTGTGGACAACTCCACCGTGAGCTTCGACCTCAAGAAAATCGAGGAGGCCGGCGCCGACTTCGAGCGCATCAAGACCATCGCTGCCGAGACGCTGCGGCAGTTCCCGGGCGTGCTCTTCGTGGTGGACACCGCGAGGGCAGGGGAGGCGACCGTTCCCGCTCCGCTCAAGGCGATGATCATCAATGGGTACAACTCACGGCGCGTCGGAGCCCTCCAGGTGGTGCTGAACAGCGGCTGGATGCGCACCGGCAAGACCGGCACCACCCACGGCGCGTGGAATCCCTATGACACCCACATTCCGCTGCTCTTCATGGGCTGGGGCATCAAGCACGGCTCCTCCGCCAAGGTGGTGCACATGCAGGACATCGCTCCCACCGTGTCGAACCTGCTGCGCATCCAGATGCCCAGCGGTTGTGTGGGCGAGGCCATTGTGGACGTGCTGGCAAAGTAA
- a CDS encoding ABC transporter substrate-binding protein, with protein sequence MNSTLLKPALLSAFALVLLVANCLSQDTSADGYKIGVILATSGPAKDIGEPEEKGLKALMSLTGPLSWSGRLTLEYRDSAGKPERALEYLEQFSKDPNVVAVIGPSTSGEAIPLARKAAEYQLPLLTLAASKKITQHPEDPSRTNPWVFQFAQTDELAAQKLLATLAVQSGSARKIAFLYSEDAFGKSGAEVFLEVVKRASSTEVEDGFGKSGAEVVREVAKREFGVQVAHHASYPHDLTHPEAVINAIRGEASAVVIWGTSPGPALLVAALRKTKPQLPIYLSHGNATPSFLKEVGSAGEGVILMGSRVLLPLENNKNASTERDMIVEGFQRFWSTRFDSPPSHFAGHATDALNAVLSVIQGREILSRDKIRAALESPGKFTGITGNFHFTPDDHAGLDLSSLEVFVVRDGQFAVFDPTKK encoded by the coding sequence ATGAACTCCACGCTTCTCAAGCCCGCTCTTCTGAGCGCCTTCGCTTTAGTTCTCCTCGTTGCCAACTGCCTTTCGCAGGACACGTCTGCAGATGGATACAAAATTGGAGTGATACTCGCGACCTCCGGCCCGGCCAAAGACATTGGAGAACCGGAAGAGAAGGGACTCAAGGCACTGATGTCCCTTACAGGCCCCCTTTCCTGGAGTGGCAGATTAACGCTGGAGTATCGGGATTCTGCAGGAAAGCCTGAGCGGGCACTTGAATACCTGGAGCAGTTCAGCAAAGACCCCAACGTTGTCGCCGTCATTGGTCCCAGCACCTCGGGCGAAGCCATCCCCCTGGCACGCAAAGCGGCAGAGTATCAGCTTCCCCTGCTCACTCTGGCTGCCAGCAAGAAGATCACGCAACACCCTGAAGACCCTTCACGAACCAATCCCTGGGTCTTTCAGTTCGCACAAACCGATGAGCTGGCAGCTCAAAAACTCCTGGCGACGCTGGCAGTTCAATCAGGGAGCGCCAGGAAGATAGCATTCCTCTATTCTGAGGACGCCTTCGGAAAGAGTGGCGCGGAAGTTTTCCTGGAAGTAGTGAAGCGTGCCTCCAGCACTGAGGTTGAGGACGGATTCGGAAAAAGCGGAGCAGAAGTTGTTCGGGAGGTAGCAAAGCGCGAGTTCGGCGTTCAAGTTGCTCACCATGCGAGTTATCCGCATGATCTCACCCATCCAGAGGCCGTCATAAACGCCATCCGGGGAGAAGCTTCTGCGGTGGTGATATGGGGAACCTCTCCCGGACCGGCGTTGCTGGTGGCAGCCCTGCGCAAAACAAAGCCTCAGCTCCCTATCTATCTCAGCCATGGAAATGCCACGCCCTCATTCCTCAAGGAGGTTGGTTCGGCTGGGGAGGGAGTCATTCTGATGGGTTCCCGCGTGCTGTTGCCGCTGGAGAACAACAAAAATGCATCCACCGAAAGGGATATGATCGTCGAAGGATTCCAGAGGTTTTGGAGCACACGATTCGATTCCCCACCCTCTCACTTCGCCGGGCATGCCACGGATGCCCTGAATGCCGTTTTGAGCGTGATCCAAGGCCGCGAGATCCTCTCCAGAGACAAGATTCGCGCGGCATTGGAATCACCCGGCAAATTCACCGGCATCACCGGCAACTTCCATTTCACGCCCGATGACCACGCCGGCCTGGATCTAAGCTCGCTGGAGGTGTTTGTGGTGCGGGATGGTCAGTTTGCTGTCTTTGATCCGACAAAGAAGTGA
- a CDS encoding carboxypeptidase-like regulatory domain-containing protein: MKTTFSFPPVPFAFAIAFAFAVTGLVSAGEISGVVTGEGKGAKPIEGATVRVHAAWMRRGSSPMCPTCWVDCQKSVRTGADGRYRIEGVSDDLVFELLVLADGHAPVFVEDVDPAKPTPANASLKSRDLASIPPKQVTHGHVVGSDGHSIAGARIRTVAAPGVDRMALTDAEGKFALVWSKPAQTMWLRISAEGWGSAQAESSLGRDGIPQPLEIKLSRGVTITGRVLDEKGQPAPGVKMGAIQAQRSFEKDLPFVEAETGKDGSFYLFNVPAQDELAVYGKMESLTGRGALPVCIVNTGADEETVQTNDLVIQRACTLSGQFLLPDGKKFPANSRIIIGRDVAWDSKIVDLSPDGRFECGGLPKGEVIAMRFPDSPEDHYARSVNRGFEIDAPNLSIEGTLEGDVHDMKIDLVWKDSKTWQEEMRRQTFRKRHAEFLKEASLPSEKEESFITALVQREDAEIAVANSSFPSNAAYTASLRAAGEDFEKQAKMVLGEQAFQLFLEMDKLNTGKNWVGQYLSVRKGQSLTADEKKALIRSVSHHMNQFYQTHRVEDGKILAQEDRRQWHHGEYDALRAGGEGVLPPAKLMFFHEWVERTRAKRWEEIQVAYERR; this comes from the coding sequence ATGAAAACGACGTTCTCGTTCCCGCCCGTCCCGTTTGCTTTTGCTATCGCATTTGCCTTCGCTGTAACTGGTCTTGTTTCTGCGGGGGAGATTTCAGGCGTGGTGACTGGGGAAGGGAAGGGGGCAAAGCCCATCGAAGGCGCCACGGTCAGGGTCCACGCGGCCTGGATGCGTAGGGGTTCTTCACCGATGTGCCCGACGTGCTGGGTGGACTGCCAGAAGTCGGTGCGCACGGGGGCGGACGGGCGTTATCGCATCGAGGGTGTGAGTGATGACCTTGTCTTCGAACTGCTGGTGCTGGCGGATGGTCATGCGCCCGTGTTCGTGGAGGATGTGGATCCCGCCAAGCCCACCCCAGCGAATGCGTCGCTGAAATCGCGTGATCTGGCATCGATTCCTCCGAAGCAAGTGACCCATGGACACGTGGTGGGCTCCGATGGTCACTCGATTGCCGGAGCACGAATCAGAACCGTCGCGGCTCCTGGAGTGGACCGCATGGCCCTGACGGATGCGGAGGGAAAGTTCGCGCTCGTCTGGTCCAAACCCGCGCAGACGATGTGGCTGCGCATTTCGGCAGAGGGCTGGGGTTCCGCGCAGGCTGAGTCATCGCTGGGCCGTGATGGGATTCCGCAGCCGCTGGAAATCAAACTTTCGCGAGGTGTCACCATCACGGGGCGGGTGCTGGACGAAAAGGGGCAGCCCGCTCCCGGAGTGAAGATGGGCGCCATCCAGGCGCAACGTTCTTTTGAAAAGGACCTCCCGTTCGTGGAGGCTGAGACGGGGAAGGACGGCTCCTTCTACTTGTTCAACGTGCCGGCGCAGGATGAGCTGGCAGTGTATGGCAAGATGGAAAGTCTCACCGGCAGAGGTGCCTTGCCGGTTTGTATCGTCAACACCGGGGCCGATGAGGAGACGGTGCAGACGAATGACCTCGTCATTCAGCGGGCTTGCACATTGAGTGGGCAGTTTTTGCTTCCAGATGGAAAAAAGTTTCCGGCGAACTCCCGCATCATCATCGGTCGCGATGTGGCGTGGGACTCGAAGATTGTCGATCTGAGTCCGGATGGCCGGTTCGAATGCGGTGGACTTCCGAAGGGTGAAGTCATCGCCATGCGCTTCCCTGATTCGCCAGAAGATCACTACGCCAGGAGCGTCAATCGAGGTTTTGAGATCGATGCCCCCAATCTGAGCATTGAGGGCACACTCGAAGGAGACGTGCATGACATGAAGATCGACCTGGTCTGGAAGGACTCGAAGACATGGCAGGAGGAAATGAGGCGTCAGACTTTCCGGAAACGTCACGCGGAGTTCCTGAAGGAGGCGTCGCTTCCATCGGAGAAGGAGGAGTCATTTATCACGGCATTGGTGCAGCGGGAGGATGCGGAGATTGCCGTCGCCAACTCCAGTTTCCCTTCCAACGCCGCCTATACTGCTTCCCTTCGCGCCGCAGGTGAGGACTTCGAGAAACAAGCGAAGATGGTGTTGGGCGAGCAAGCGTTCCAATTGTTCCTGGAGATGGATAAGCTTAACACTGGCAAAAACTGGGTCGGCCAATACCTGAGCGTGCGCAAGGGACAGTCACTGACCGCTGACGAGAAGAAGGCTCTGATCCGGTCCGTCAGCCATCACATGAACCAATTCTATCAAACCCATCGCGTCGAAGATGGGAAAATCCTGGCACAGGAAGACAGGCGCCAATGGCACCATGGTGAATACGACGCCCTGCGTGCCGGTGGAGAAGGTGTGCTGCCCCCCGCGAAGCTCATGTTCTTTCATGAATGGGTGGAGAGGACAAGAGCCAAGAGGTGGGAGGAGATTCAGGTGGCATACGAGAGACGGTAG
- a CDS encoding response regulator transcription factor: MKELPPQEPQQQQQEHEPQLLVCTVGIVDGHFLSRAGLKALTASLEGFRCVWCAHAAAHAEEKLKLRVPDILLVDVVLPDSNGLDFVRALHVRYPQLKILVISVYDEMLYTDRVLKAGARGYLKKDSEAESFESALRTVSTGRPFVTSAVSEHLLTAYYEGHRRGADGGLHLLSDREFEVLQLLGKGLNTARISSHLGISPKTVDVHRGKIKKKLDYKYAADVVRMAMRWVETGGLVRGPEQSQH, from the coding sequence ATGAAAGAGTTGCCGCCGCAAGAACCGCAACAACAACAGCAGGAGCACGAGCCGCAACTGCTCGTGTGCACAGTAGGCATTGTGGATGGCCACTTCCTCTCACGAGCAGGGCTGAAGGCTCTCACGGCCAGCCTGGAGGGATTCCGCTGTGTGTGGTGTGCGCACGCGGCGGCGCACGCGGAGGAAAAGTTGAAGCTGCGTGTGCCGGACATCTTGCTGGTCGATGTCGTTCTGCCTGACAGCAATGGTCTCGACTTCGTTCGTGCTCTGCATGTCAGGTATCCCCAGCTCAAGATTCTGGTCATCTCCGTCTATGACGAAATGCTGTATACGGATCGGGTCTTGAAAGCGGGAGCCAGAGGTTATCTGAAGAAAGACAGCGAGGCCGAATCCTTCGAGAGCGCCTTGAGGACCGTCAGCACTGGCAGGCCCTTTGTCACCTCCGCCGTGTCCGAGCATCTGCTGACCGCCTACTATGAGGGGCATCGTCGAGGTGCGGATGGCGGCCTGCACCTCCTGAGCGACCGCGAGTTCGAAGTGCTGCAGCTTCTGGGGAAGGGGCTGAACACCGCGAGAATCAGTTCCCACCTGGGCATCAGTCCCAAGACGGTCGACGTGCACCGGGGCAAAATCAAAAAGAAGCTCGACTACAAGTATGCGGCCGATGTGGTGAGAATGGCCATGCGCTGGGTGGAAACGGGCGGACTCGTCAGGGGTCCTGAGCAGTCTCAGCATTGA
- a CDS encoding DUF4105 domain-containing protein: MKPLSRVLRWILLALVTLVVIIAALWVTGALYYDSPWPALRKPLAIVWFIGAMVAWFWNRPRVIARVAVVLTMGGVLAWWLTLKPRDDRDWQEYMSQSPWAEVNGDIITLHNFRNTKYRTYTDYTPHWETRTVNLSKLTGIDIGMDYWGSEWIAHPVVSFQFSDAPPVAFSIETRREKPESYSAIGGFYRQYELLYVVGDERDLFGIRAIHSPKNTMYLYRAKITPEKARERFMEYINAMNALKEHPRWYNAVTTNCTTTVRTQRPMTNRTPWDWRILLNGKLDEAMYEYGAIVTDGLSFPELKKSAAINDAARAAGESPEFSRLIRESRPGFH, from the coding sequence ATGAAACCCCTCTCTCGCGTTCTCCGCTGGATCCTGCTCGCGCTGGTGACGCTGGTCGTCATCATCGCCGCCCTGTGGGTGACGGGAGCACTGTATTATGACTCGCCCTGGCCAGCGTTGCGCAAGCCGCTGGCGATTGTCTGGTTCATCGGCGCGATGGTCGCGTGGTTCTGGAATCGGCCCCGCGTCATTGCGCGTGTCGCGGTGGTGCTGACCATGGGAGGAGTGCTGGCCTGGTGGCTGACGCTGAAACCGCGCGATGACCGTGACTGGCAGGAATACATGTCGCAGTCCCCATGGGCGGAAGTGAATGGCGACATCATCACCCTGCACAACTTCCGCAATACCAAGTACCGCACCTACACGGACTACACACCGCACTGGGAGACCCGCACGGTGAACCTCTCCAAGCTCACCGGCATCGATATTGGCATGGACTACTGGGGCTCGGAGTGGATTGCGCATCCCGTGGTGAGCTTCCAATTCTCCGATGCGCCTCCGGTGGCGTTCTCCATCGAGACCCGTCGTGAAAAGCCGGAGAGCTACTCCGCCATCGGTGGATTCTACCGGCAATACGAACTGCTCTACGTCGTGGGAGATGAGCGCGACCTCTTCGGCATCCGCGCCATCCACAGCCCGAAGAACACGATGTATCTCTACCGCGCGAAGATCACGCCTGAGAAGGCTCGCGAGCGCTTCATGGAATACATCAACGCCATGAACGCACTCAAGGAACACCCGCGCTGGTACAACGCCGTCACCACGAACTGCACCACCACCGTGCGCACCCAGCGCCCGATGACGAATCGCACTCCGTGGGACTGGCGCATCCTGCTGAATGGGAAGCTGGATGAGGCGATGTACGAATACGGCGCCATTGTCACCGATGGCCTCTCCTTCCCCGAGCTGAAGAAGAGCGCTGCGATCAATGATGCCGCGCGCGCTGCGGGAGAAAGTCCCGAGTTCTCCCGCCTTATTCGCGAGTCACGACCCGGTTTCCACTGA
- a CDS encoding sugar phosphate isomerase/epimerase translates to MQLGFVTAILAELSLEEVLSFAAQERFSTVEVMCWPVGKAERRFAGVTHVDVSSLTKTRAEDILALCRAAGVSISALGYYPNMLDPNPEVARVAVAHFKKLITAAPKLGLKNVNGFVGRDWTKPIDENWPRFLKTWKPIVELAEDHGVKIGIENCPMSFTRDEWPGGKNLLTTPAIWRRAFSDIDSPSFGLNYDPSHFILQDMDPLRPLAEFREKLFHLHAKDVKIDRVALQEVGRFDYPLRWHQPRIPGFGDINWAAYMGELMRIGYKGPLCIEVEDDTFGKTLEGRKRALRVARNVLEPFVGNL, encoded by the coding sequence ATCCAACTCGGATTTGTCACGGCCATCCTCGCGGAGCTTTCTCTGGAAGAAGTGCTCTCCTTCGCGGCACAGGAAAGGTTCTCCACCGTCGAAGTCATGTGCTGGCCCGTGGGCAAGGCCGAGCGACGCTTCGCTGGCGTCACGCATGTGGATGTGTCCTCACTCACGAAGACAAGGGCAGAGGATATCCTGGCGCTATGCCGCGCTGCTGGCGTGAGCATCAGCGCGCTGGGATACTATCCCAACATGCTGGACCCGAATCCCGAGGTGGCTCGAGTGGCCGTGGCACATTTCAAGAAACTCATCACCGCAGCGCCGAAGCTAGGGCTCAAAAATGTGAACGGCTTTGTGGGACGTGACTGGACCAAGCCCATCGATGAAAACTGGCCGCGATTCCTCAAGACTTGGAAACCCATCGTTGAACTCGCTGAGGACCACGGCGTGAAGATTGGCATTGAGAACTGTCCCATGTCCTTCACCCGCGATGAATGGCCCGGCGGGAAGAACCTGCTGACGACACCTGCCATCTGGCGTCGCGCGTTCAGCGATATCGATTCACCGAGCTTTGGCCTCAATTACGATCCTTCCCACTTCATTCTCCAGGACATGGACCCGCTGCGTCCGCTGGCCGAGTTCCGTGAGAAGCTCTTCCACCTGCATGCGAAGGATGTGAAGATCGACCGCGTCGCCTTGCAGGAAGTGGGTCGCTTTGATTATCCACTGCGCTGGCACCAGCCGCGCATCCCCGGCTTTGGTGATATCAACTGGGCTGCCTACATGGGCGAGCTCATGCGCATCGGCTACAAGGGTCCGCTGTGCATCGAGGTGGAGGACGACACGTTTGGCAAGACGCTGGAAGGCCGAAAACGGGCACTGCGCGTGGCGCGCAATGTCTTGGAGCCTTTCGTGGGCAATCTGTGA